In the Oscillospiraceae bacterium genome, CTCGCCGCTGCTGCTGGCGGCCTATTACGGGTTGGGCGTTTTTACGCTGGCTCACTGCATGCACGAGCGCTACATGGTGCCCGGGGTACTGCTGACCCTGCTGGCTGCCGCGCACTGGGATGATATCCGCCTCTACGCGGCAGGCTTTGGCATGTCGCTGACGGGGTTCTTGAATTTAAGCACCGTCTACAGCCTGACCGGCTCCGATGACGAATGGCTGACCAGCGCGACCAGCTCCAGCGTGGCGATTTTGGTCGGCCTGGCCGAGACTGTCTGTTTTGTGCTGCTGTTATTTGCGGTGTGGGATATTGTGGTTCACGGCCACGCTCTGCCGCTGCCCGCCCGCAAGGCGGAGAACACGGCACCCCCCGCAATGCCGGCCCCCCAGCCCAGGTGGCAGCGAAAAGAGCTGCTGGCCATGCTGGCGCTGACGGCGGCGACTGCTGTGATAAGCTTTACGTACCTGGGCAGCCTTACCGCGCCGCAGAACCCGCTGGATGCCACCGACACGACCCTGACCGAATCCGTGACCCTGCAGGGGGACACGGCGGCGCTGTGGGTGTACCCGGGCATCTCCTACGGTGGGCGGATGACCGTGACCGACGCTGCAGGCACGACCGTTTATGAGAAAGAACTGGACTACGGCACCTGCTTCAGCTGGACATCGGTGGAATTGTACGCCGACGCGGGCAAAGTTTTCCACATTACGGTGGAAAACGCGCAGCTGTTTGAGCTGGCGTTCCGCGATGCGGACGGCGCGCTGGTGCCGGTAACGGGTGGTGGGGCCCTGTTTGATGAGCAGGACGCCGTGCCCGAGGCCATCAGCCAGCTGAACAGCATGTATTTCGACGAGATCTACCATGGCCGCACGGGGTACGAGCAGCTGCACCGCCTGCCGGTGTACGAAACGACCCACCCGCCGCTGGGCAAGGATTTTATCATGCTGGGCATTGCGTTGTTTGGCATGACGGCCTTTGGCTGGCGCTTTGCGGGCACGCTGTTTGGTGTGCTGCTGGTGCCGCTGGCCTGGTGCTTTGTGCGTCGCCTGACCCGCCGCCCCTGGGCGGCCGCCATGGCAGGTGTGCTGCTGGCGCTGGACTTTATGCGCTTCTCCCAAAGCCGGTTGGCGACCATTGATATTTATGGTACTTTTTTCATCCTGCTGGGGGCTTACTTTATGCTGTGGTACTGCCAGCAGGTGCTGACGGTGGGCGTGAACGGCGCCGTCCTGCCCATGTTTTTGGGTGGGCTGGCCTTTGGCCTGGGCTGCGCATCCAAGTGGACCGGCATTTACGCCGGGGCCGGGCTGGCGGTGCTGTACCTGGGCGTGCTGTACGCCCGCTGGCGGCAGGGCAAGCCGGGCTTTGCCCAGGAGTTCCGCACCGCTTTTTTGGGCGGTGTAGTGTTTTATGTGGTGATGCCGCTGTGCATTTACATTGCATCTTACCTGCCGTACTGGTGGCGCGA is a window encoding:
- a CDS encoding phospholipid carrier-dependent glycosyltransferase, with amino-acid sequence MILAGVTEGYPYDMSCFVAWGEKLLADGPAGFYSGGYFADYPPGYLFVLGFVALVRQIFAIPYEAGMTYVLLAVVPSLCDCAAAALVWHIGREKLPESRLPLLLAAFVAFDPLLLFDTAVWKQIDGAFALPLLLCFYLLEKRRYLPAAVLYGVALAIKPQALLFGPVLAVCFLAAIVQEENRFRAFLRCFGGAALALFPPLALGLPYFGLTNLLPKLLEKYAGTAASYPYATINGFNWLAALGGNWAPLDNTVLLGITWKQLGFFNILLVTLGLVYLAAHSVREGRFSPLLLAAYYGLGVFTLAHCMHERYMVPGVLLTLLAAAHWDDIRLYAAGFGMSLTGFLNLSTVYSLTGSDDEWLTSATSSSVAILVGLAETVCFVLLLFAVWDIVVHGHALPLPARKAENTAPPAMPAPQPRWQRKELLAMLALTAATAVISFTYLGSLTAPQNPLDATDTTLTESVTLQGDTAALWVYPGISYGGRMTVTDAAGTTVYEKELDYGTCFSWTSVELYADAGKVFHITVENAQLFELAFRDADGALVPVTGGGALFDEQDAVPEAISQLNSMYFDEIYHGRTGYEQLHRLPVYETTHPPLGKDFIMLGIALFGMTAFGWRFAGTLFGVLLVPLAWCFVRRLTRRPWAAAMAGVLLALDFMRFSQSRLATIDIYGTFFILLGAYFMLWYCQQVLTVGVNGAVLPMFLGGLAFGLGCASKWTGIYAGAGLAVLYLGVLYARWRQGKPGFAQEFRTAFLGGVVFYVVMPLCIYIASYLPYWWRDHSFGLADWWRCQVSMYNYHSTLEATHPFESRWYTWLLGLRPVWYYRNGYLPAGLKASIAGMAGPVIWLGGLAALLWLLWRQVSGRGTRAGVGVLILYGTQLIPWMLVTRCTFLYHYFPSSMFCLAALSLVLATAKDQRRGRRLGAALCAAALVLFVWYYPALSGLPTAAWHADLLNILPSFGFY